The uncultured Methanomethylovorans sp. genome contains a region encoding:
- a CDS encoding CBS domain-containing protein, translating to MIKKRTDMVTEDRSKLLKNSNTEYRSNPKKEPGMFTSTSTRDVAPVEFKAKAAEKKSDINAVAKKDVITLPPTTTIMGVIKTMTSKGFRRVPIADAGTKRLEGIITSMDIVNFLGGGSKNLLVKNYYKENLLAAINADVSEIMQRDVAFVTSKASISDAVEMMIQRNTGGLPVVDEDKRVCAIFTERDFLDLMADTIDYDSIRDYMSTKVKTVPFDTTIEEASEIMVNRGFRRLPIVKDGILIGIVTASNIMNFLGSGKAFEKMVTGNFHEAFSEPITSLITKDVVWASPETDMGDAAKLMIEKEVGSLPVIDNDVLCGIITERDFLRAASSTYW from the coding sequence TTGATAAAGAAGAGAACAGACATGGTCACAGAAGATAGATCAAAATTGCTGAAAAATTCAAATACAGAATACCGGAGTAACCCAAAAAAAGAACCTGGTATGTTCACTAGTACAAGTACTAGGGATGTAGCACCTGTTGAGTTCAAAGCCAAGGCTGCAGAAAAGAAAAGTGACATAAATGCCGTGGCCAAGAAAGATGTGATAACTCTTCCACCTACGACAACGATCATGGGTGTCATAAAAACGATGACCAGTAAAGGCTTTAGAAGAGTACCAATTGCAGATGCGGGTACAAAACGCCTTGAAGGAATAATTACCTCAATGGACATTGTCAATTTCCTAGGAGGAGGTTCAAAGAACCTACTTGTGAAAAATTACTATAAAGAAAATTTGCTGGCAGCCATCAATGCTGACGTAAGCGAGATAATGCAACGTGATGTAGCTTTCGTTACCTCAAAAGCAAGTATCTCCGATGCTGTGGAAATGATGATCCAGAGAAATACAGGAGGTTTGCCTGTAGTTGACGAGGATAAAAGGGTATGCGCCATATTCACAGAAAGGGATTTTCTGGATCTAATGGCAGATACAATAGACTATGATTCCATCAGAGATTACATGAGCACAAAAGTGAAAACTGTACCATTTGATACCACCATAGAGGAAGCATCAGAGATAATGGTCAACAGGGGATTCAGGAGATTGCCTATTGTAAAGGATGGAATACTGATAGGAATTGTTACTGCTTCCAACATTATGAATTTCCTAGGAAGCGGAAAAGCCTTTGAAAAAATGGTTACAGGTAATTTCCATGAGGCTTTCAGTGAGCCAATAACCTCACTTATAACCAAAGATGTTGTATGGGCCTCACCTGAAACGGACATGGGAGATGCTGCAAAACTGATGATAGAGAAAGAAGTAGGTTCTCTGCCGGTAATAGATAATGATGTACTCTGCGGCATCATTACTGAAAGGGATTTCCTGCGAGCTGCATCCTCTACATACTGGTGA
- a CDS encoding CBS domain-containing protein, which produces MTVESIMSKDPLYVKETDLMTHARQIMRDYFLRGVPVVNDSLKVSGILTDGDVLKMKSTKSNVTVEGYAQEVPMITPEMEILKAARLMLDASQHRVPVVSGVDRQLVGILSDVDILATIKPTKKSPLYIEEIMMTNVVTCYPDDSISKVWHQMLEHDYTGIPVLSHSHETLGMVTRRDIIKAGYARIGEADGHIAKAGDSPKVEKVMSTPMYTLPPEASLKEAVDKILQYDIGRIAVASNKKLLGIVSRSALLSACLVGTGF; this is translated from the coding sequence ATGACAGTAGAGAGTATAATGTCGAAGGATCCCTTGTATGTTAAAGAGACTGACCTTATGACCCATGCACGTCAAATAATGCGTGACTATTTTTTGAGAGGGGTACCTGTAGTGAACGATTCCCTGAAAGTAAGCGGAATACTTACAGATGGGGATGTGCTTAAAATGAAATCCACCAAGTCCAATGTGACAGTGGAAGGATATGCTCAGGAGGTTCCAATGATCACACCTGAGATGGAAATATTGAAAGCTGCCCGTCTAATGCTTGATGCATCTCAACACAGAGTTCCTGTGGTTTCCGGCGTTGACAGGCAGCTAGTAGGTATTCTAAGCGATGTGGATATACTAGCGACCATCAAACCAACAAAAAAGTCTCCTTTGTACATTGAAGAGATCATGATGACAAATGTGGTAACTTGCTATCCAGATGACAGTATATCCAAGGTATGGCATCAAATGCTTGAACATGATTATACTGGAATACCCGTATTATCACACAGCCATGAAACACTTGGTATGGTGACCAGAAGAGATATCATAAAAGCAGGTTATGCAAGAATAGGGGAAGCTGATGGGCACATTGCAAAAGCTGGTGACTCACCGAAGGTGGAAAAGGTCATGTCCACCCCTATGTACACTTTACCCCCGGAGGCTTCATTAAAGGAAGCCGTTGATAAGATTCTGCAGTATGATATTGGCAGGATAGCCGTAGCCAGCAATAAGAAACTATTGGGCATTGTAAGCAGATCTGCCTTGTTATCTGCCTGCCTTGTGGGCACTGGTTTCTGA
- a CDS encoding CBS domain-containing protein: MVLGAQWDLETDTSVMEIRKEMSVREVMTTNVVVANINFSVLEIAQQMIRQNVDSVIITEDDDPVGIITETDIISKVVINNMIPNTVVAGTIMSSPIIATKPSTNVIEAAEQMTRCNIRRLAVIDGDRIVGIITDRDLLTISPGLNTILESLIELHRDESNFEEETGIERGICQRCGAYTDLTLMNGLILCEDCKEEEGYYD; encoded by the coding sequence ATGGTTTTGGGTGCACAATGGGACCTTGAAACTGATACATCCGTTATGGAGATCCGTAAGGAAATGTCAGTTCGTGAAGTCATGACCACCAATGTGGTCGTTGCAAACATCAATTTTAGTGTTCTTGAAATTGCCCAGCAGATGATCCGCCAGAATGTTGACAGTGTAATCATCACTGAGGATGATGATCCTGTGGGAATAATCACAGAGACGGATATTATCAGTAAGGTGGTGATCAACAATATGATCCCAAATACAGTTGTGGCGGGCACGATCATGTCTTCCCCCATCATAGCAACAAAACCATCAACAAACGTCATAGAAGCTGCAGAACAGATGACCAGATGCAACATCCGCAGGCTTGCAGTGATAGATGGTGACAGAATAGTTGGCATCATCACCGACAGAGATCTTCTTACAATATCACCTGGACTTAACACCATTCTTGAAAGTCTGATAGAACTGCATCGGGACGAGAGCAATTTTGAGGAAGAGACAGGAATAGAAAGAGGAATATGCCAGAGATGTGGCGCATATACAGACCTCACCCTGATGAATGGACTTATACTCTGCGAAGACTGCAAAGAAGAAGAAGGCTATTACGACTAG
- a CDS encoding OB-fold nucleic acid binding domain-containing protein — protein MNGIDEIYSKLSKSISKEEFTEKVNEKVEQMGGLCDEKTAAMLVAHDLGLNETGKSSQQITDIKSDCGNVNFIAKVVSVFPIREFTRSDSTVGRVGNLLVADETGSIRVTLWDDKADLINQGFIEIGQNLQLGGYVKEGYSGVEVNIGSNGVLSQTDEEVQVKHASMKISDIKDGMGSINVVGKLLDISDIRNFNKKDGSKGRVGNITIGDDTGKIRITMWDDKTDKMAELRLGDAIEVINGYARENNFNQQVEIQIGNHGLLKKTETSVKYQENFTAISDIVPGESYSIQGSVSGLGEIREFNRDDGTVNMVSNIYVSDDTGRIRVAMWADHALLVDELDIDTPIQIIDAYAKSGFNEDVELSAGNRTRIIINPE, from the coding sequence ATGAACGGGATAGACGAGATCTACTCTAAACTTAGCAAATCCATAAGCAAAGAAGAATTTACTGAAAAGGTAAATGAGAAAGTGGAACAAATGGGTGGCCTGTGTGATGAAAAGACAGCAGCCATGCTTGTGGCACATGACCTGGGACTCAACGAAACTGGAAAGTCTTCACAACAGATAACAGATATAAAAAGTGACTGTGGAAATGTTAATTTCATTGCAAAGGTAGTATCTGTTTTCCCAATAAGAGAATTCACACGCAGTGATAGCACTGTGGGAAGAGTTGGAAATCTACTGGTAGCTGACGAAACTGGAAGTATTAGGGTAACTCTATGGGATGATAAAGCAGACCTGATAAACCAAGGTTTCATTGAGATTGGTCAAAACCTGCAGTTAGGTGGTTATGTCAAAGAAGGATATTCAGGAGTGGAAGTAAATATCGGCAGTAACGGGGTGCTGTCACAAACCGATGAAGAAGTGCAGGTAAAACATGCTTCAATGAAAATATCAGATATCAAAGACGGCATGGGAAGCATTAACGTTGTTGGGAAGCTACTTGATATTTCAGACATCCGCAATTTCAACAAGAAAGATGGATCAAAAGGCCGTGTGGGAAATATAACGATCGGTGATGATACCGGTAAAATAAGAATAACAATGTGGGATGACAAGACTGATAAGATGGCAGAACTTCGTCTAGGGGATGCTATAGAGGTAATAAATGGCTATGCACGGGAAAACAACTTCAATCAGCAAGTCGAAATACAGATCGGCAACCATGGCTTACTAAAGAAAACAGAAACGTCTGTTAAGTACCAGGAAAACTTTACTGCTATTTCAGATATCGTACCAGGCGAGTCCTACTCCATACAGGGTTCTGTGTCAGGATTGGGAGAAATAAGAGAATTCAACAGGGATGATGGTACGGTGAACATGGTTTCCAACATATATGTTTCCGATGATACAGGTAGGATAAGAGTAGCCATGTGGGCAGACCATGCATTGCTGGTAGATGAGCTTGATATCGACACACCTATACAGATCATAGATGCCTATGCAAAATCAGGTTTCAATGAAGATGTGGAACTTAGTGCAGGAAACCGGACAAGGATAATCATCAATCCAGAATGA
- a CDS encoding RNA 2'-phosphotransferase: MIRKCNEHGYFRGETCPACGVEGRYVLDDDREERLGKFVSGALRHFPGEVGLKMDHHGWVSLGHLLDVLSERYRWGTKERLIALVKSDRKHRYEIDGKHIRAKYGHSVDVELESDYPENELPSLYYGVSQEEVDMLLESGIMPIRQTYVHLSTSYERAVEAALVHTDNPVILEIDADSAQQDGIILLTANEDIALAKSIPAEYLSIVEN; encoded by the coding sequence ATGATCCGTAAATGCAATGAGCATGGATATTTCAGAGGTGAGACATGCCCGGCATGCGGTGTGGAAGGCCGGTACGTCCTTGACGATGACCGCGAGGAGCGTTTAGGGAAGTTTGTGTCTGGAGCACTTCGGCATTTCCCTGGAGAAGTAGGTCTGAAAATGGACCACCATGGATGGGTTAGCTTGGGGCATCTTCTGGATGTTCTAAGTGAAAGATATAGATGGGGTACCAAAGAAAGGCTCATTGCTCTTGTCAAGTCTGACAGAAAACACCGATATGAGATAGATGGTAAGCACATAAGGGCAAAGTATGGTCATTCGGTAGATGTAGAACTGGAGTCCGATTATCCTGAAAACGAGCTTCCATCCCTTTATTATGGTGTCAGTCAGGAAGAGGTCGATATGTTGCTGGAGAGTGGCATTATGCCTATCAGACAAACCTACGTGCACCTTAGCACATCTTATGAGAGAGCTGTAGAGGCTGCACTTGTGCATACTGATAATCCTGTGATACTTGAGATTGATGCTGATTCTGCCCAACAGGATGGAATAATACTCCTGACAGCCAATGAGGATATTGCTCTGGCAAAATCTATTCCAGCTGAGTATCTGAGCATAGTTGAGAACTAA
- the rtcA gene encoding RNA 3'-terminal phosphate cyclase, producing the protein MIEINGSYGEGGGQILRTAVALASIKSTDVRIFNIRSNRPQPGLKAQHMKTIATAAKLCDAEVKGLHIGSQEITFSPLEIKGATCSVNIGTAGSISLLLQCIMPMAAFSRGEIIVHVTGGTDVAWSPTMDYLNNVTYKALEQMGYHCNIEVLKRGYYPEGGGKVRAVFEPSKLHGFEFERLEQNIKGISYSSNLPEHVAQRQSRAAKKLLESKGIECDIAVCNKDEISTGSGITLWSNYSGSSHLGKKGLPAEKVGEMTAERMIVNLNSGASVDPFLADQLVTYMGLAGSGTFTTYELSKHTLTNIYITELFLGVEFEIQEKEKLTEVSVK; encoded by the coding sequence ATGATAGAAATAAATGGTTCTTATGGCGAAGGCGGAGGACAGATATTAAGGACGGCTGTTGCTTTGGCAAGCATTAAATCAACGGATGTAAGGATATTTAATATCAGATCGAATAGACCACAGCCAGGGCTTAAGGCCCAGCATATGAAAACCATAGCAACTGCTGCAAAGCTCTGTGATGCCGAAGTTAAAGGATTGCATATTGGTTCACAAGAGATCACCTTTTCTCCACTGGAAATAAAGGGGGCAACATGCTCTGTGAACATAGGCACTGCAGGAAGTATATCCCTCCTGCTTCAATGCATTATGCCAATGGCAGCCTTTTCCAGAGGAGAGATTATAGTTCACGTCACTGGTGGAACTGATGTAGCGTGGTCTCCAACAATGGATTATCTTAATAACGTGACTTATAAAGCACTTGAACAAATGGGATATCACTGTAACATAGAAGTTCTAAAAAGAGGATACTACCCTGAGGGGGGTGGAAAAGTACGTGCAGTTTTTGAACCTTCGAAGTTACATGGATTTGAGTTTGAAAGATTGGAACAAAATATCAAAGGAATATCATATTCTTCTAATCTGCCTGAACATGTGGCACAGCGTCAATCCCGGGCAGCCAAAAAACTGCTGGAAAGCAAGGGGATTGAATGCGATATAGCTGTATGCAACAAAGACGAGATTTCAACGGGAAGCGGTATAACATTATGGAGTAATTATAGTGGTTCCAGCCATCTTGGCAAGAAGGGGCTTCCTGCAGAAAAAGTAGGAGAGATGACGGCAGAGCGCATGATAGTGAACCTCAACTCCGGTGCCTCAGTTGATCCTTTCCTAGCAGACCAACTTGTGACATATATGGGCCTTGCCGGGAGTGGGACTTTCACAACATACGAACTCTCAAAACATACACTGACAAATATCTATATAACAGAATTGTTTCTGGGTGTAGAGTTCGAGATACAGGAAAAGGAAAAACTCACCGAGGTATCGGTGAAGTGA
- a CDS encoding FAD-dependent oxidoreductase has protein sequence MTKREERQDKKLLIIGGGAVGMAVSTGATRHGNHEVTVISSDKYVSYSQCGIPYVFSGEIPNFEQLIVRDLEFFQEMGIKLRLGTQVDSIDLTNNTISIEEEQLAFDKLVIATGSKAYIPRNIETGTSLKNVFTLRTLSDGMHIAEALKNAKNVVIIGAGSIGSEVAIAAARRGIRTSLLSRSNTILSSSLDPDMAEMVISYLEREGIQVLTEHTPESLNGDDKITSVTANGREIPADVVLISVGVAPDTSLALEAGIDIGAVGGIVTNNKLQVVADGNVIENVFAGGECTQIYNFVTGKPMLSHLASTARRMAGVITDNLDNKDTKFNPVVNPWVAVIGDLQIGSVGVTTKEAEKQGMRVISGIATGSTNAEYFPGGGKIFIKVLFYNRCLVGAQIISTTGTKERIDGLSLAIKRKQTIDELLEMETCYSPAVSTLQDPLLFAVKGAYKKMPKKDAL, from the coding sequence ATGACAAAAAGAGAAGAAAGACAAGATAAAAAACTCTTGATTATTGGAGGCGGTGCAGTGGGCATGGCAGTCTCTACAGGAGCCACAAGGCATGGGAATCATGAAGTGACAGTGATATCCAGTGATAAATATGTATCATACAGTCAATGTGGCATACCTTATGTATTTTCAGGCGAAATACCAAACTTTGAGCAATTAATTGTAAGAGACCTTGAGTTCTTCCAGGAAATGGGGATAAAACTGAGACTAGGTACACAGGTAGATTCTATCGACCTTACTAACAATACAATAAGTATTGAGGAGGAACAACTTGCTTTTGACAAGCTTGTGATAGCTACCGGAAGCAAAGCCTATATCCCAAGAAATATAGAAACAGGTACATCGCTAAAGAATGTATTCACTCTCCGTACACTATCTGATGGCATGCATATTGCTGAAGCTCTGAAAAATGCAAAAAATGTCGTTATAATAGGTGCTGGTTCTATAGGTTCTGAGGTTGCTATAGCTGCTGCCCGCCGAGGGATACGAACTTCATTATTGAGCCGTAGCAATACAATCCTTTCATCCAGTCTTGACCCAGATATGGCAGAGATGGTAATATCATACCTGGAAAGAGAAGGCATACAAGTCCTAACAGAACATACTCCTGAATCGCTTAATGGTGATGATAAAATTACTTCAGTTACAGCTAATGGTAGGGAGATACCTGCAGATGTAGTATTGATATCAGTTGGTGTGGCACCTGATACATCCCTTGCATTAGAGGCCGGAATAGACATAGGAGCTGTAGGGGGAATAGTCACAAACAATAAACTCCAAGTCGTAGCAGATGGAAATGTTATTGAGAATGTGTTCGCCGGAGGAGAATGCACCCAGATATATAACTTTGTGACTGGCAAGCCTATGCTGAGCCATCTGGCAAGTACAGCGCGCAGAATGGCAGGCGTAATAACCGACAACTTGGATAATAAAGACACAAAATTCAATCCTGTGGTTAATCCTTGGGTTGCAGTGATCGGTGATCTGCAGATCGGGTCTGTGGGTGTTACGACCAAAGAGGCAGAAAAGCAAGGAATGCGAGTGATCAGTGGTATAGCTACAGGTTCAACGAATGCCGAATACTTCCCGGGAGGAGGAAAGATATTCATAAAGGTTCTATTCTACAACAGATGCCTTGTAGGTGCTCAGATAATTTCAACAACTGGTACAAAAGAACGCATTGACGGGCTTTCACTGGCAATAAAGAGAAAACAAACCATAGATGAACTTCTTGAAATGGAAACTTGTTACTCACCTGCCGTATCTACCCTTCAGGATCCACTGCTTTTTGCTGTCAAAGGTGCATACAAGAAAATGCCAAAAAAGGATGCCCTATGA
- the dnaG gene encoding DNA primase DnaG, protein MQNADTTKYIIHSKISAEGIIERPDIVGAIFGQTEGLLGSDLDLRDLQKTGRIGRIEVLVSAKGGKSKGTILVPSSLDKVETSILAASLETIDRVGPCSAKIEITNIEDVRATKRKQIIERAKFILTGMFDTNVPESQEIADEVRQSVRVEEMQYFGKNKIPCGPAVFDSDAIVVVEGRADVLNLLRYGIKNTICVGGTNVPPEVAELTKKKETVTAFTDGDRGGELIIKELLQVANIDYIARAPDGKSVEDLVQKEIVRALRQKIPVEQVMDRYSLKDSDSMTTPTVQRVPKQKERRPVEIPRVTTPAKLKKRPIKQREFSQETVAVQAPHKEEPEVVEVIKLSPAAKKFKSHADELMGTFGARFLDAGNNVIGETAVRDLVNNLKDYNGDIKSVIFDGVITQRILDIAENKGIENLVGAKIGSITKRPSSVKILTVRDL, encoded by the coding sequence ATGCAAAATGCAGATACTACTAAATATATCATTCATTCAAAGATCAGCGCAGAAGGTATTATTGAACGTCCGGATATAGTGGGTGCGATCTTCGGGCAGACCGAAGGTCTGCTTGGGTCAGATCTGGACCTACGAGACCTGCAGAAGACTGGAAGGATTGGGAGGATCGAGGTTCTTGTCAGCGCGAAGGGTGGTAAATCAAAGGGTACTATTCTGGTGCCTTCAAGTCTTGATAAAGTAGAGACTTCTATTCTTGCTGCATCCTTGGAGACCATTGACAGGGTAGGGCCATGCAGTGCCAAGATCGAAATAACTAACATTGAAGATGTGAGGGCTACCAAGAGGAAGCAGATCATAGAACGTGCTAAGTTCATTCTGACTGGCATGTTCGATACCAATGTGCCGGAGTCTCAGGAAATAGCCGATGAGGTCCGTCAGTCTGTACGCGTGGAGGAAATGCAGTATTTTGGAAAGAACAAGATTCCATGTGGTCCTGCTGTATTTGATTCAGATGCGATAGTTGTAGTTGAAGGCCGTGCTGATGTGTTAAACCTTCTCAGGTATGGTATCAAGAATACTATTTGCGTAGGTGGTACCAATGTGCCCCCTGAGGTTGCAGAACTAACAAAGAAAAAGGAAACTGTAACTGCTTTTACTGATGGTGATCGTGGAGGAGAACTAATTATAAAGGAACTTCTTCAGGTAGCTAACATCGATTACATTGCCCGTGCCCCGGATGGCAAGAGCGTTGAAGACCTTGTGCAAAAGGAAATAGTAAGGGCTCTAAGGCAGAAGATACCAGTGGAACAGGTAATGGATAGGTATTCGTTGAAGGATTCAGATTCCATGACGACTCCTACTGTGCAGAGAGTGCCAAAACAGAAAGAAAGAAGACCTGTTGAAATCCCAAGGGTTACAACCCCAGCCAAGTTAAAGAAACGTCCCATTAAGCAGCGTGAGTTCTCTCAGGAAACTGTGGCTGTTCAGGCACCTCATAAAGAAGAACCAGAAGTGGTGGAAGTTATCAAACTCTCTCCAGCTGCTAAGAAGTTCAAATCCCATGCTGATGAACTCATGGGGACCTTTGGTGCACGTTTCTTGGATGCTGGCAATAATGTGATAGGTGAGACCGCTGTGCGTGACCTTGTCAATAACCTAAAGGATTATAATGGTGATATCAAAAGCGTTATCTTTGACGGTGTCATTACTCAAAGAATACTTGATATTGCTGAGAACAAAGGTATTGAAAACCTTGTTGGCGCCAAGATAGGAAGCATCACTAAGAGGCCTTCTTCAGTGAAAATACTGACCGTTAGAGACCTTTAG
- a CDS encoding UPF0058 family protein — translation MHKDELIQLHTLMAQMKSCLVEKGFMNEFSTYDSLAISPVHVHRSKAEHKLAIFVLGNSLASVMAKDEFSGFGRTSERMRELATRMQHSIMQEISEI, via the coding sequence ATGCACAAAGACGAATTGATTCAACTGCACACATTGATGGCACAAATGAAAAGCTGTCTGGTAGAAAAGGGTTTTATGAATGAGTTTTCTACGTATGACTCATTGGCAATAAGTCCGGTACATGTTCATAGGAGCAAGGCTGAGCACAAGCTTGCTATCTTTGTACTGGGCAATAGTCTTGCATCTGTCATGGCTAAGGATGAATTTTCAGGCTTTGGCAGGACATCTGAGAGAATGAGGGAACTTGCCACGCGTATGCAGCATAGCATCATGCAGGAAATCTCTGAAATCTGA
- the rimI gene encoding ribosomal protein S18-alanine N-acetyltransferase, translating into MNIKIRNFKTDDFEDVLCIESESFAEHNPFAYMHFYEMHGDMFLVAEYLDFVVGFIVGYRLNESEGRVFSLAVSEEFQGRGIGGMLLDALFKVFYSNLLKYATLEVRTGNIKARNLYHKMGFIPCWVEKEYYSDGEDGIIMKMKLSSYRFKNLDIFAEKIESISLRDTESFEE; encoded by the coding sequence ATGAATATAAAGATCAGAAACTTCAAAACTGACGACTTTGAAGATGTGCTTTGCATAGAATCTGAGTCTTTTGCAGAACATAACCCCTTTGCTTACATGCACTTTTATGAGATGCATGGGGATATGTTCCTAGTGGCTGAATACCTAGACTTTGTAGTCGGGTTCATAGTAGGATATAGGCTGAACGAGAGTGAGGGTAGAGTCTTTTCTCTTGCTGTGAGCGAAGAGTTCCAGGGGAGAGGCATAGGTGGAATGCTCCTAGATGCATTGTTCAAAGTATTCTATTCAAACCTCTTGAAATATGCTACATTGGAAGTGAGGACAGGCAACATAAAAGCTAGAAACCTTTATCATAAGATGGGGTTCATTCCTTGCTGGGTAGAAAAGGAGTACTATTCAGATGGCGAAGATGGAATAATAATGAAGATGAAACTATCCTCATATAGGTTTAAGAATCTGGACATCTTTGCAGAAAAAATTGAAAGTATATCCCTTAGGGATACTGAAAGCTTTGAGGAGTAA
- the arcS gene encoding archaeosine synthase subunit alpha, whose product MTQYFEVYQRDGAARKGRLLLAKTIETPCILKAEMLNDNTGQIVDAGSLWEMGNVENAKQKLHQLRSEIGDNRLIILPHMCLAPDAPDCILKDIETIVTTGATGSIYRKGRELKVADLYVLEGAGVFENNARALLERVLDLKHNTPDDTALYLPNICLPENLAMLVYMGADVLDATKATLAAYKDLYLTHAGSFHLGSLSELPCRCSACASTTAPELKQMDKVSRAQLLEQHNINEMEAELALVREKISAGNLREYVDGQCRTRPWLTALLRLLDREYEHIERGTPITRNVEMLANSGDSLTRPEVVRFARRIQERYTPPELDVLLLLPCSAKKPYSISQSHQKFGFALGKYRKFVHEVIITSPLGIVPRELELTYPAAHYDVAVTGNWDAEEMKWVSECLEDYLSKHRYTAIVAHVDGAYKQICEMVADKLGLEIHFTNTGSVTSHESLRNLSNTMEGLCTGRKINETKRKASMLKAIADYQFGKGAGETLVPDNSEIRGPFPRYQSFYEKTQLATLIPQYGTLAVTIAGAEMMILRNSYIVQIDDFIPRGSILAPGIIDTDPTIREGDEVFVVGEKAIGVGRARMNGREMRVSTRGQAIDLRHVKTK is encoded by the coding sequence ATGACACAATACTTCGAAGTATACCAGAGAGATGGTGCAGCAAGAAAAGGACGCTTACTCCTTGCTAAGACCATTGAGACTCCCTGCATCCTCAAAGCTGAAATGCTCAATGACAACACCGGACAGATCGTGGATGCTGGGTCTTTGTGGGAAATGGGTAATGTAGAAAATGCTAAGCAAAAATTACATCAACTTCGAAGCGAGATTGGAGACAATAGGCTAATTATACTACCTCATATGTGTCTTGCACCTGATGCTCCTGACTGCATATTGAAAGATATAGAAACTATTGTAACAACTGGTGCCACCGGAAGTATATACCGTAAAGGAAGAGAACTAAAAGTTGCGGATCTATATGTACTTGAAGGAGCAGGAGTATTTGAAAACAATGCAAGGGCCCTGCTGGAAAGAGTTCTTGACCTGAAACACAATACACCTGATGATACAGCATTATATCTCCCTAACATCTGTCTTCCTGAGAACCTTGCAATGCTTGTTTACATGGGAGCTGACGTGTTGGATGCCACTAAAGCTACACTTGCAGCATATAAGGACCTTTATCTCACTCATGCAGGCAGTTTTCACCTGGGATCACTTTCTGAGCTACCCTGCAGATGTTCTGCCTGTGCATCTACTACAGCACCAGAACTGAAACAGATGGATAAAGTTTCTAGAGCGCAACTTCTTGAACAACACAATATCAACGAAATGGAAGCTGAACTTGCCCTGGTAAGGGAAAAAATATCTGCTGGTAATCTGCGGGAATATGTTGACGGTCAATGCCGTACCAGACCCTGGCTTACTGCATTACTTCGGTTACTTGACAGGGAATATGAACATATTGAAAGAGGTACCCCCATCACTCGCAATGTAGAGATGCTTGCTAATTCTGGAGATTCCCTCACAAGACCAGAAGTGGTCAGATTCGCACGCAGAATACAGGAAAGATATACTCCTCCCGAATTGGATGTACTTCTGCTATTACCATGTTCTGCAAAGAAACCCTATTCTATTTCACAATCTCATCAGAAGTTTGGTTTTGCTTTAGGCAAGTACCGCAAATTTGTGCATGAAGTGATAATTACATCGCCACTTGGAATAGTTCCCAGAGAATTAGAACTAACCTATCCGGCAGCTCATTATGATGTTGCTGTAACAGGAAATTGGGATGCTGAAGAGATGAAGTGGGTTTCAGAGTGCCTTGAAGATTACCTTTCAAAGCACAGATACACTGCAATAGTAGCACATGTAGATGGAGCTTATAAGCAGATATGCGAGATGGTAGCGGATAAACTTGGACTGGAAATACACTTCACAAATACTGGCAGCGTTACTTCTCATGAATCACTCAGGAACCTTAGTAATACCATGGAAGGACTGTGCACAGGAAGGAAAATCAACGAAACAAAAAGAAAAGCATCTATGTTGAAAGCAATTGCTGATTATCAGTTTGGGAAAGGAGCAGGAGAGACCTTGGTTCCAGACAATTCTGAAATAAGAGGACCTTTCCCCAGATATCAATCATTTTATGAGAAAACTCAACTTGCAACCCTCATACCTCAATATGGCACACTGGCAGTCACTATTGCAGGTGCAGAAATGATGATACTACGCAATTCCTATATCGTACAAATAGACGACTTCATACCAAGAGGTTCTATATTGGCCCCAGGAATTATAGATACAGATCCTACCATTCGTGAAGGAGACGAAGTATTTGTGGTAGGCGAAAAGGCAATAGGAGTAGGCAGGGCGCGTATGAATGGCAGGGAAATGAGAGTATCCACAAGAGGTCAGGCAATAGACCTGCGCCATGTGAAAACAAAATGA